Proteins encoded in a region of the Catalinimonas alkaloidigena genome:
- a CDS encoding AGE family epimerase/isomerase yields the protein MVRLLFSVFLSITCALAAYAQSTSLNRDALADEMERSFKKELLSAWYPRTLDRQAGGFLSRFDYQWQPKGDQEKMIVTQARHVWLNAKIAQFYPNDPLALSAARHGVRFLREHLWDAEQGGFYWLVTRQGKPIPEATGELIKQAYGNAFGIYALAAFYEASHDPEALQFAQEAFRWLDQHAHDPESSGYFQFLQRDGTPLKAGYKNTPPKDQNSSIHLLEAFTELYHVWPDPTLRDRLHEMLVLIRDTITVEPGTLTLFSTADWQPVSYRDSSAAAQQANFYLDHVSFGHDVETAYLMLEASEALGLEHDTITLMAGKKMVDHALKNGWDQAVGGFYDGGYYYKDRPGITIVQDGKNWWSQAEGLNTLLLMGDQFPNDPMRYHAQFQKLWAYTRRYLIDHEHGGWYEGGLDKEPQRKMGDKAHIWKAAYHDGRALMNCITRLRNGD from the coding sequence ATGGTACGTCTGCTGTTCTCTGTATTCCTGAGTATTACCTGCGCGCTCGCCGCTTACGCCCAGTCTACATCCCTGAACCGGGACGCGCTGGCCGATGAGATGGAGCGCTCCTTCAAAAAGGAATTGCTGTCCGCGTGGTATCCCCGTACGCTCGACCGGCAGGCGGGTGGTTTCCTGAGCCGGTTCGATTACCAGTGGCAGCCCAAAGGCGATCAGGAAAAGATGATCGTGACGCAGGCCCGGCACGTCTGGCTCAACGCGAAAATCGCGCAGTTTTACCCCAACGATCCGTTGGCGCTGTCGGCAGCCCGGCACGGCGTGCGGTTTTTGCGCGAGCACCTGTGGGATGCGGAACAGGGAGGTTTTTACTGGCTGGTCACCCGGCAGGGGAAACCCATTCCGGAGGCCACAGGCGAGTTGATCAAACAGGCGTACGGCAATGCGTTCGGCATCTACGCGCTGGCGGCGTTTTACGAAGCATCGCACGACCCCGAGGCTCTGCAGTTTGCACAGGAAGCGTTTCGCTGGCTGGATCAGCACGCGCACGATCCCGAATCCAGCGGTTATTTTCAGTTTCTGCAACGCGACGGCACGCCCCTCAAAGCGGGCTACAAAAATACGCCCCCGAAAGACCAGAACTCGTCGATTCACCTGCTGGAAGCGTTCACCGAACTCTACCACGTCTGGCCTGACCCAACGCTACGCGACCGCCTGCACGAGATGCTCGTGTTGATCCGCGATACTATCACGGTCGAGCCCGGCACCCTGACGCTTTTCTCCACCGCCGACTGGCAACCCGTATCGTACCGTGACTCGTCGGCCGCCGCGCAGCAGGCAAATTTTTACCTCGATCACGTGTCGTTCGGCCACGATGTCGAAACCGCTTACCTGATGCTGGAAGCCTCCGAAGCGCTGGGCCTGGAACACGACACGATCACATTAATGGCGGGGAAAAAGATGGTAGACCATGCCCTGAAAAACGGTTGGGACCAAGCGGTCGGCGGCTTTTACGATGGCGGCTATTACTACAAAGACCGCCCCGGCATCACCATCGTGCAGGACGGGAAAAACTGGTGGTCGCAGGCCGAAGGACTCAACACGCTGCTCCTGATGGGCGACCAGTTCCCGAACGACCCGATGCGCTACCACGCACAGTTTCAGAAACTCTGGGCCTACACCCGGCGCTACTTGATCGACCACGAACACGGCGGCTGGTACGAAGGCGGGTTGGACAAGGAACCCCAACGGAAAATGGGCGACAAAGCCCACATCTGGAAAGCCGCCTACCACGACGGCCGGGCGCTAATGAACTGCATCACGCGGCTACGGAATGGCGACTGA
- a CDS encoding class I SAM-dependent methyltransferase encodes MSAEAHYARHLGNFYAWMLGDFQEKQQEQARLFREKGLLPALTRKAIDFGAGNGLQTVALAELGYEVRAVDFNDQLLAELQERTQDLPVTVEKGDLRDVTRHQSFAPELVVCCGDTLPHLASKEEIRQWIDDVYTILPEGGKLLLTFRDYSQELTDTQRFLPVRQDDTRIHTCILEYFPEKVRVTDQVYEREGDRWVQKISSYEKVRVTRARIIGYLLDAGFTILEDDTIQRLVWVVAKK; translated from the coding sequence ATGTCGGCAGAAGCACATTACGCCCGGCATCTGGGGAATTTTTACGCCTGGATGCTGGGCGATTTTCAGGAAAAGCAACAGGAACAAGCCCGTCTGTTTCGGGAGAAAGGGTTACTGCCTGCGCTCACCCGCAAGGCGATTGATTTCGGGGCGGGAAACGGCCTCCAGACCGTTGCCTTGGCAGAACTGGGCTACGAGGTACGCGCCGTCGATTTCAACGATCAGCTCCTGGCCGAGCTACAGGAACGGACCCAGGACCTGCCCGTTACCGTCGAGAAAGGCGACCTCCGCGACGTCACACGGCATCAATCGTTTGCGCCGGAACTGGTCGTCTGCTGTGGCGATACGCTGCCACACCTCGCCTCCAAAGAGGAAATCCGCCAGTGGATCGACGACGTCTACACAATTCTCCCCGAAGGGGGTAAACTGCTTCTCACCTTCCGCGATTACAGTCAGGAGTTGACCGACACCCAACGCTTTCTACCCGTCAGACAGGACGACACGCGCATCCATACCTGCATCCTCGAGTACTTCCCGGAAAAAGTGCGGGTTACCGATCAGGTGTACGAACGCGAGGGCGACCGCTGGGTGCAGAAAATCAGCTCTTACGAAAAGGTGCGTGTCACCCGTGCCCGGATCATCGGCTACCTTCTCGATGCCGGCTTCACGATTCTGGAAGACGATACCATCCAACGCCTGGTGTGGGTAGTAGCGAAAAAATGA